The Filimonas lacunae genomic sequence AAGTTATGCTAAATGGGTTATATATGACCAGGGTTATCGGTAAACGAAAAAGCCGCTTTTGAACATTCAAAAGCGGCTTTTTCAACTCTATTATACAAGAAAGAACTACAGAATCAACATCGCATCTCCATAGCTGAAGAAACGGTATTTGTCTTTAATAGCTCTTTTGTAAGCTTCCATAATTAAATCGTAACCGGCAAAAGCACAAGCCATAATTAACAGGCTGGTTTTAGGCAGGTGGAAGTTGGTAACCAGGCTATCTGCCACGTTAAAGTCGTAAGGAGGGTGGATAAAGGTGTTGGTCCATCCTTCGCTGGGCTTTAACAGCTTTTGTGCAGTAAAGCTGCTTTCCATAGCACGCATGGTAGTGGTGCCGATAGAGCAGATGCGGTGGCCGGTTTCTTTAGCCTTATTTACAATCTTACAGGCGTTCTCGTCAATGCGATAGTACTCTGCATCCATTTTGTGCTTGCTCAGGTCTTCCACTTCAATAGGGCGGAAAGTGCCTAAACCAGTGTGCAGGGTAACCTCAGAAAAACGTACACCTTTAATTTCGCAACGCTTAATCAGTTCTTTTGAAAAGTGTAAACCGGCGGTAGGAGCTGCAACAGCGCCTTCGTACTTAGCGTACACAGTCTGGTAACGCTCTTTATCTTCTTCGTCTGGCTTACGTTTGATGTATTTAGGTAAAGGAGTTTCCCCTAAAAATTCCAGCATTTTTTTGAAGCTCTCTTCATCTTCGTCCCACAGGAAACGGATGGTACGGCCACGGCTGGTGGTGTTGTCAATTACTTCTGCTACCAGTTCATCATTCTCGCCAAAGTACAGTTTATTGCCTACGCGAATTTTACGGGCAGGATCAACAATTACATCCCACAAGCGGTTAGGCTTGTTTAGTTCGCGCAGCAGAAACACTTCTATTTTCGCTCCGGTCTTTTCCTTACGGCCATACATACGGGCAGGGAACACTTTAGTGTTGTTTACTACAAACACATCCTTGTCATCGAAGTAATCAAGAATGTCTTTGAAGTTCCTGTTTTCGATGTTGCCGGTTTTGCGATCAATAACCATCATTCGGCTGTCTTCACGACGCTTGGTAGGGTTTTGGGCAATAAGGTTAAGAGGAAGATCAAATTTGAATTGTGATAATTTCATGTGTCTATTGATTTTTTCAATGGTCACATGCAGTTCACCCTGCTTTGAAACAGGGTTCGTGTCATGTTACGGCATGATTTAAAAGTGTGCAAAGGTATGGTATTTAGCGGCATATTTCGTATGGGCTAAGCTTATTTTAACGAATATTACGGATAAATAGGCAGATGATGAACTATTTGGGTATATAAAATTTTAGTAAATCATATCTTTTCGCCAACTTCAGTACTTACTTAATATCCAACCCGGTTATGTACAGAATTCCCGCATTTTGTTTGCTTTTTGTGCTGTGTTTTTCGGCCCAGGCTCAGAAAACTAAACCAGTTCGTTATCCCAGCCTGTTGTGGGAAATCACCGGCAATGGTCTTGAAAAGCCTTCTTACCTGTTTGGTACGATGCACGTAAGCAGTAAGATGGTATTTCACCTGAGCGATTCATTTTACCATGCTATTCAAGGCTGTGATGTGGTGGCTCTGGAGTTGAATCCTTATTTCTGGCAGCGGGATATGATGAAGATGGAAGGCGACCAACGCAATCTTACAGAGTATATCAGCAAAACACCTGGCAATTTTATGCTGGAATCTTCTTTCCGGCTGATGCGGTATGAAGATAACCTGAAGGCGGCTTTAACAGAAGATCCTACCCTCATAAACGGGTTGTTGTATCGCAGCGTGCAGTCGCAGGCCGATTATGAAGAAAGTACTTACCTGGATTTATACATTTACCAAACCGGCCGCAAGCTAGGCAAACAGCCTGGGGGAGTGGAAGATTACTACGAAGCAGAGCGTCTGCAGTTTGAAGCCTACCAGGATATGGCCAAAGAGAAGAATAAAAAGCGTCCGGACACAGATGGCGAATCGATGCAGAACATTAGCAAGAAGCTGCAGGAAGCATATCGCCGTGGCGATCTGGATATGCTGGATTCTCTGGAAAAGCTAACCAGCGTTTCAGCGGCCTTCAACGAAAAGTTCATTTACAAGCGCAACGAGATACAAGCCAACTCTATGGATACTATCATGCGCCACCGTGCCTTGTTTGTGGGGGTTGGTGCGGCGCACCTGCCTGGTGAAAGAGGGGTGATAGAATTGCTGCGTAAGAAAGGATATCGTCTGCGACCTGTGATAATGCAGGACAGGGACGCTACCCGTAAAGAAGCCATTGATAAAATGCGGGTGCCGGTGGCGTTTAACCAAGTAACTACAGATGATGGTATTATTGCCATGCAATTGCCTGGCCCTTTATACAAAAGATCTGACACCTATGTAAGCATGAACAATGGTAGCTGGCAATATGCAGATATGGATAACGGCGCTTATTACATGCTTACCCGTGTAAAAACGCATGCTGCTGTAACAGGGGATAGCAAGAAGGAGGTGGTTAAAAAAATAGACAGCCTGCTGTATGAAAATATACCTGGTAGAATTATCAAAAAAACGGCCATCGTTAAAAATGGTTATCCGGGCTTTGATATCACCAATCGCACACGCCGTGGCGATTTACAGCGCTACAACATTCTTGTTACTCCTTTTGAAGTGCTGGTGTTTAAAATGAGCGGCAATGATGATTATGTAGATGGTGCGGAAGCCCACACTTTCTTTAGCTCTATACAGGTAGGTAACAATGAAAAGAAATGGCAGCAGTTTACGCCTTCTTATGGCGACTTTAGTGTGTTGCTGCCACAGCAACCGGTAGTGCGTAAGAACACGGGAACTACTGACAGGCTTGCCCGCTGGGAATATGAAGCGGAAGACAGCACTACACAAACAGCCTGCTTTATCTGGAAAAAAACAATAGCCAACTACAGCTTCCTGGAAGAAGATACTTTTGATTTGTCGCTGCTGGAACAAAGTCTGAAAAAATCGGAATGTATCAGCCGGCAGTTAAAGCGCGAACAACATTTGCAGAATGGTTATCCGGCGCTGGACATGAGCTTTGAATTGAAGAGTGGCCAGTTGCTGAAAGCCCGTGCAGTGCTGCGTGGTGCGCATTACTACCTGGTGGCTGCAACTGCGCCTAAAAAGAATGAAGCGGTGGTGAACAAATATCTGGAATCGTTTCAGCTGACAGATTTTACATATGCAACCCCGGTGCTATATGCAGATACTTCTTTGCATTTTACGGTGAAAACAGCGGTGCAGCCCACATTAGATACTACATTGGTGCGCATGATGAACCGCGCGCTGAATGAATCTTTTCTGGATGATACCTATAATCAATATAGCTACTGGCCGGCAGAACGTTTTGCGGGCTTCAGGGCCGATTCAACAGGGGAGGTGATTACGGTGCGGGTGCAACAATATCCCAAATACTTTTACAGTAAAGACACAGTAAAGTTCTGGCGGGAAGAGTTGAATGAAAAACAGTATAAAGACAGGGTAGTAACAGCTAAAACCCGTTTACAGTTACCCAATGGTACCATCGGTTACCAGTT encodes the following:
- the queA gene encoding tRNA preQ1(34) S-adenosylmethionine ribosyltransferase-isomerase QueA, whose product is MKLSQFKFDLPLNLIAQNPTKRREDSRMMVIDRKTGNIENRNFKDILDYFDDKDVFVVNNTKVFPARMYGRKEKTGAKIEVFLLRELNKPNRLWDVIVDPARKIRVGNKLYFGENDELVAEVIDNTTSRGRTIRFLWDEDEESFKKMLEFLGETPLPKYIKRKPDEEDKERYQTVYAKYEGAVAAPTAGLHFSKELIKRCEIKGVRFSEVTLHTGLGTFRPIEVEDLSKHKMDAEYYRIDENACKIVNKAKETGHRICSIGTTTMRAMESSFTAQKLLKPSEGWTNTFIHPPYDFNVADSLVTNFHLPKTSLLIMACAFAGYDLIMEAYKRAIKDKYRFFSYGDAMLIL
- a CDS encoding TraB/GumN family protein, which encodes MYRIPAFCLLFVLCFSAQAQKTKPVRYPSLLWEITGNGLEKPSYLFGTMHVSSKMVFHLSDSFYHAIQGCDVVALELNPYFWQRDMMKMEGDQRNLTEYISKTPGNFMLESSFRLMRYEDNLKAALTEDPTLINGLLYRSVQSQADYEESTYLDLYIYQTGRKLGKQPGGVEDYYEAERLQFEAYQDMAKEKNKKRPDTDGESMQNISKKLQEAYRRGDLDMLDSLEKLTSVSAAFNEKFIYKRNEIQANSMDTIMRHRALFVGVGAAHLPGERGVIELLRKKGYRLRPVIMQDRDATRKEAIDKMRVPVAFNQVTTDDGIIAMQLPGPLYKRSDTYVSMNNGSWQYADMDNGAYYMLTRVKTHAAVTGDSKKEVVKKIDSLLYENIPGRIIKKTAIVKNGYPGFDITNRTRRGDLQRYNILVTPFEVLVFKMSGNDDYVDGAEAHTFFSSIQVGNNEKKWQQFTPSYGDFSVLLPQQPVVRKNTGTTDRLARWEYEAEDSTTQTACFIWKKTIANYSFLEEDTFDLSLLEQSLKKSECISRQLKREQHLQNGYPALDMSFELKSGQLLKARAVLRGAHYYLVAATAPKKNEAVVNKYLESFQLTDFTYATPVLYADTSLHFTVKTAVQPTLDTTLVRMMNRALNESFLDDTYNQYSYWPAERFAGFRADSTGEVITVRVQQYPKYFYSKDTVKFWREELNEKQYKDRVVTAKTRLQLPNGTIGYQLEIQDTNTSKKIIRRHLLKDNYTFCISAFINTIRPSSSFVKDFFNSFTPEDSVLGPSVFENKVNKFFADYYSKDTAVRKKASAAISNVYFSIADTGRLQEAIDRLQYGNKNYFDVKNRFINEFGFLKDSCCVDKVVQQLERLYNKTADTSYFQDEVLRALARLKNKISYAKLKELLLQDPPILTNRFDQNALFNHLEDSLELTRSLFPELLQLASLEDYKTPVIRLLRKMADSGQIAAKDYETYYSKIYFDAKIELKRQQGRDEKTLEKQSELDENDGDSYERGINNDLSSSDLANYAVLIAPYYNKNAAVPRYFERLLQSKDPEVQCQAALIMLKNNYKVSDTIWRWLAAKEDYRARLLELLEDIKRKDLFPATYKKQDLVARAVLMHAEGYARLDTIAVLSTQKVRLKEKEGIVYFFKYRVKKGDEWKLGISGLQPVNTKEVSSGDDLVSMTNRKLKTGDELKEQLDTELRKLVYALRPSAAEFFENADIASRYEF